The Bacillota bacterium nucleotide sequence TGGACCGGCACCTGGAGGGCGGCCAGGTCCTAGTGGTCAACACCGCCCTGGGTGCCCTGGGCAAGCTGGGGGACGTGTTCGGGCAGTTCGTGGTGATGCACCTGCAGAACGCGGTTTTCCGCCGGCCGGGGAACGAGTGGACGCGGGTGCCGCACTTTCTGTACGTGGACGAGTTCCCCCGCTACCTGAACCCGGACTTCGAGCGTTTGCTCGCCATCGGGCGCTCGTACCGGTGCGGGGTGGTGCTGGCCCTGCAGAACACCTCACAGCTTCTCTTCGGCGAGTCCACCGCGTTCCGCGACGTGCTGCTGGGCAACTGCCGCACCAAGGTGGTGCTGAACCTGGACGACGCCAAGGACGCCCGGCGGTTCGCCGAGGAGATGGGCGAGGTGCGGGTCGAGGAGGAGAGGCGCACGGTGCGCCGCTTCCCGGGGCTCTGGGGCTGGCACACGGACGCCAAGCAGTACACCGAGGTGGAGCGGCCCCGCTTCTCCTACACTGACCTGCAGAACCTGGCCCCGGGCACGGGGGTGGTGAAGGCGGTGCGGAACGGCCGCCCGCAGCCGCCCGTGCGCGTGGAGTTCGACCTCGCACCCCCGGACCGCGGGCCGGCTCCCGACGGCGAGCGCGCAGAACGGCGCGGGGAGCTGGAAGTGGTGGTGCCCGAGCGGCCGCGCGGGCTGGAAGTGGTGCTGCCGCGCAACGGGTCCTTCTTCCCGGACGGGGGAGGTGGAACGCGGTGAAGGTGTGGCAGGTATCGTACCCGACCCAGGTGCTGGAGCTGGAGGTGCACGGCGAGCTGAGGCCGGTGAAAGTGATCGGCAGCAAGGACGAGTTCCGGCTGTACGAAGACGCCCTGGCGCACGCCGAGCACCTGCGGCGGATCTGGCCTGGCCTGCGCGTGGTCGGGCCGGAGCCGGTCGAGGACAACGGCCTGCGCCCGGTGGGAAGGGGGGCGAGGCGGTGAAGAAGCCCGAGATCAGGTGGGTGCCCGTGTCCGCCCTGCGCCCGGCGGCCTCCCGCCTCTTCCGCGAGCACTCGGCCGAGGAGGTGGAGTCCATCGCGGCTTCCATCCGCCGGCTGGGGGGCGTGGTGCTGCACAACTTGGTGGTCAGGCCCCTTCCCGACGGCGGGTACGAGATCATCTCCGGCCACGGCCGGGCCAAAGCCGCCGCGAAGCTGGGGCTGGAAGAAGTGCCCGTGCTGGTCCTGG carries:
- a CDS encoding TraM recognition domain-containing protein, which encodes DRHLEGGQVLVVNTALGALGKLGDVFGQFVVMHLQNAVFRRPGNEWTRVPHFLYVDEFPRYLNPDFERLLAIGRSYRCGVVLALQNTSQLLFGESTAFRDVLLGNCRTKVVLNLDDAKDARRFAEEMGEVRVEEERRTVRRFPGLWGWHTDAKQYTEVERPRFSYTDLQNLAPGTGVVKAVRNGRPQPPVRVEFDLAPPDRGPAPDGERAERRGELEVVVPERPRGLEVVLPRNGSFFPDGGGGTR